In Pelosinus sp. UFO1, one genomic interval encodes:
- a CDS encoding glutamate synthase has protein sequence MCRIGAIKSKDYFHPSAALHLMLPQQEGHDNSGFAMVMQDLAGVFSQQKDKPLLSLACTQKGAKLVEDYMEANDFIQLAEWIPRGVKNVKLDIKAMPYYIFRNYEYPEYYRDATEEAKGELLLDTRLALRELLEKQEQGYVYSFWPDVLTLKEIGDPWDIATYFKLWDNNGDLMAKNVVVQCRQNTNYDIVRYAAHPFFLQGYTLCANGENTFYTKNKEYQKSLHRGYIGFESDSQNFLYTLHYVLQELKWPIKYYKHVITPLPFNEISERSDSAELRAIRQSLGSLEINGPNTVIAMLPSGDIVTCCDSKKLRPVVVGGDENMVAIASEVCGLNAILPNRNQELDVYPNEREVVIINQQLEVERWKQ, from the coding sequence ATGTGTAGAATTGGTGCCATTAAAAGCAAGGATTATTTCCATCCATCAGCGGCGTTGCATTTAATGCTGCCGCAGCAGGAAGGTCATGATAACTCAGGGTTTGCTATGGTTATGCAGGATCTAGCGGGGGTTTTTTCACAACAAAAAGATAAACCCTTATTATCTCTAGCCTGTACGCAAAAAGGTGCTAAGCTGGTCGAAGATTATATGGAAGCAAATGATTTTATCCAACTAGCAGAGTGGATTCCACGTGGCGTTAAAAATGTAAAGCTAGATATTAAGGCCATGCCTTATTATATTTTCCGCAATTATGAATATCCTGAATATTACCGTGATGCCACAGAAGAGGCAAAGGGAGAGTTATTACTAGATACTAGATTGGCACTTAGAGAACTACTAGAGAAACAAGAGCAAGGTTATGTATATTCCTTCTGGCCCGATGTTCTTACATTAAAAGAAATTGGTGATCCATGGGATATTGCTACCTACTTTAAGTTGTGGGATAACAATGGTGACTTAATGGCCAAAAACGTAGTTGTCCAATGTAGACAAAACACAAATTATGATATCGTACGTTATGCTGCCCATCCGTTTTTCTTACAAGGATATACCTTGTGTGCTAACGGCGAAAACACTTTTTATACTAAAAATAAAGAATATCAAAAGTCATTGCATCGCGGGTATATTGGTTTTGAATCAGATTCCCAAAACTTCCTTTATACCTTACATTATGTATTGCAAGAGTTGAAATGGCCTATTAAGTATTACAAGCATGTTATTACTCCATTGCCATTTAACGAAATTTCTGAGCGCTCAGATAGCGCTGAACTTAGAGCGATTAGGCAGTCCTTAGGTTCTTTAGAAATTAATGGACCTAATACAGTAATTGCGATGTTGCCGAGCGGAGATATTGTGACATGCTGTGATTCTAAAAAATTACGTCCAGTAGTCGTCGGTGGGGATGAAAATATGGTAGCTATTGCGTCAGAGGTATGCGGTCTGAATGCTATTTTGCCAAATCGTAACCAAGAGTTAGATGTGTATCCAAATGAACGTGAGGTAGTTATCATTAATCAGCAATTGGAGGTAGAGAGATGGAAACAGTAA
- a CDS encoding glutamate synthase-related protein: METVRTQDITVNDLPWKIETKSDRCTMCGSCVAACTFQAIQPVVERRSVTVSTGHRPEPTQKHSAVLTIKQRNSIEHACTGCGMCEKVCPNQAIKPVRNPDSRFNLLARKGGSPIKRGGRTSLNSGRTLDNIIIGRISQMTDPALDSERHTFDILAPFGRVLLPHELPLSASNGTLNLTAKLPPVNWIYPVIFSDMSIGALSTRAWEAVALATAYLNEKHNMPVRMSSGEGGMPVKLLESEQLKYMILQIASGHFGWNRIVKAIPKMKVDPAGILIKIGQGAKPGDGGLLPAAKVADHVQAIRGVPKADLMSPPNHQGLYSIEESVQKMFLSMNAAFKFRVPVAIKCAASATSVSVYNNLLRDPYRICGGFFLDGIQGGTGAANEISLDHTGHPVVSKTRECYLSAVKQGRQGQIPLWAGGGIGLTGNAAADAFKVICLGANGIFLGKILIQLLGCVGNEHGRCNACNTGKCPAGICTQDPRLVERLDIDKGAQNIVDYMLALDSELRKLMAPIGNSSLPVGRSDALVTTDQAVAEKLAIQYVC; encoded by the coding sequence ATGGAAACAGTAAGAACGCAAGATATAACCGTAAATGATTTGCCTTGGAAGATTGAAACTAAGTCTGATCGCTGTACCATGTGCGGCAGCTGCGTCGCTGCTTGCACGTTTCAAGCTATTCAGCCAGTAGTAGAGCGTCGTTCCGTTACCGTCTCTACTGGCCACCGTCCTGAGCCAACACAAAAGCATAGTGCAGTACTTACGATCAAACAAAGAAATAGCATAGAACACGCCTGTACCGGCTGTGGAATGTGTGAGAAAGTATGTCCGAATCAAGCGATTAAGCCAGTTCGGAATCCAGACTCCCGTTTTAACTTGTTAGCAAGAAAGGGCGGGTCACCAATTAAAAGAGGGGGGCGAACTAGCTTAAATAGCGGGCGGACCCTTGATAATATAATTATAGGTCGTATCTCTCAGATGACGGATCCTGCTCTAGATTCAGAGCGTCATACCTTTGATATTTTAGCTCCTTTTGGAAGGGTGCTTTTGCCTCATGAGCTTCCCTTAAGTGCATCAAATGGTACATTAAATCTGACAGCGAAACTGCCACCAGTCAATTGGATCTATCCTGTCATTTTTAGTGATATGTCTATTGGTGCTTTGTCCACAAGAGCCTGGGAAGCTGTTGCTTTAGCAACTGCATATTTAAATGAAAAACATAATATGCCTGTACGTATGTCCTCTGGTGAAGGTGGTATGCCAGTTAAACTTCTCGAATCAGAACAACTAAAATATATGATTTTACAAATTGCCTCCGGCCATTTTGGTTGGAATCGTATTGTTAAAGCAATACCTAAAATGAAGGTGGACCCAGCAGGAATTTTAATTAAAATTGGGCAAGGTGCAAAACCTGGCGATGGAGGTCTCTTACCTGCCGCCAAGGTAGCAGATCATGTGCAGGCCATTCGGGGTGTACCTAAAGCTGACCTTATGTCACCGCCGAATCATCAAGGCCTGTATTCCATCGAAGAATCCGTACAAAAAATGTTCTTATCTATGAATGCAGCCTTTAAGTTTAGAGTTCCAGTTGCTATTAAGTGTGCCGCCTCGGCAACTTCTGTTTCTGTATATAATAATCTTTTACGGGATCCTTATAGAATCTGTGGTGGATTTTTCTTAGATGGTATCCAAGGTGGTACTGGTGCAGCGAATGAAATATCGCTTGATCATACAGGGCATCCTGTAGTCTCAAAGACAAGAGAGTGTTATTTGTCTGCTGTAAAACAAGGAAGACAAGGGCAGATTCCGTTATGGGCAGGTGGCGGTATTGGTTTGACTGGCAACGCAGCAGCTGACGCCTTTAAAGTAATTTGTTTAGGTGCAAATGGTATCTTCTTAGGGAAAATACTAATTCAGTTACTTGGCTGTGTAGGAAATGAACATGGCAGATGTAATGCATGTAATACGGGAAAATGTCCCGCAGGTATCTGTACGCAAGATCCTCGCCTTGTAGAACGTCTTGATATTGATAAAGGGGCGCAGAATATTGTAGATTATATGCTAGCCCTTGATAGTGAGCTGAGAAAGTTAATGGCTCCTATTGGTAATAGTTCGCTACCTGTAGGACGTTCAGATGCCTTAGTAACTACGGATCAAGCCGTTGCTGAAAAATTAGCTATCCAGTATGTGTGTTAG
- a CDS encoding FAD-dependent oxidoreductase: protein MFKINGLDKNQRMSTQDLLQAINEAVAAGETEFHIEASGQHDIGGPLWHPEGKDLKFFVKNPGQRVGSMCLEGTEIVVEGSASADVGWLNAGGKIVVRGDAGDTAAHCAASGNIYIGGRAGTRSGSLMKHDPLYAPPEFWVLKNCGSFSFEFMSGGIAVICGYDSEKFESVLGDRSCIGMVGGTLYFRGNASGISKKDVKITPLGEADIAYLDNKMDDFLTSIARPEIREELSNWAEWYKVVPLKYDERVKVAQTNILSYRTEEWVPSGIFSDVLKDDFAVIGLVTTDLYRQRVPVWENALYASPCEFNCTASIPSHRRFNLLREGKVEEAYKLVLEYTPFPGSVCGAVCPNVCMDDCTRKNLDISVQIGELGTYSKDVTLAKPTVTTGKSVAVIGGGAAGLTAAWQLIRKGHKVTVFEADEKMGGKLEQVIPRSRLPQSTLAKELKRIEDMGVIFKNNTVVDEVKFTEIRETHDAVVVATGGHIGKVIPWPGHERILKGIDFLKVINKGKNPKVGKNVIVIGCGNSGMDAAVGAYQMGAEQVICIDVQRPAADAKEIAHVEDLGGKLLWPVSTKEVTAEGIVTQDNEFIKGDTVIIAIGEVPELKFLPKDIVTERGYLIASGDYKIAEGVYTAGDTVKPGRMVDAIGAAQQAASAVDAYLTGSIYTTQQKTKIDTNRLSTAYFKKCHSCEVPKADDDHLRCISCGTCRDCHMCERSCPENAITRTHSADGNFEYKSDSHKCIGCGICAGICPCGIWSMHDNKQPIHA from the coding sequence ATGTTTAAAATAAATGGTCTCGACAAAAACCAGCGGATGTCTACCCAGGATCTGCTGCAAGCAATTAATGAAGCAGTAGCAGCAGGGGAAACAGAATTTCATATAGAGGCTTCCGGCCAACATGATATTGGGGGACCTCTTTGGCATCCAGAAGGAAAAGATTTAAAGTTTTTTGTTAAAAATCCTGGACAGCGGGTTGGATCGATGTGTCTGGAAGGTACTGAAATCGTCGTAGAAGGATCGGCTTCTGCTGATGTGGGCTGGCTAAATGCTGGTGGTAAAATTGTAGTGCGTGGGGATGCCGGTGATACAGCAGCTCATTGTGCGGCATCCGGTAATATTTATATTGGGGGCAGGGCAGGTACTCGTTCTGGATCTCTAATGAAACATGATCCCCTTTATGCCCCGCCGGAATTTTGGGTGTTAAAAAATTGCGGTAGTTTTTCCTTTGAGTTTATGTCTGGTGGTATTGCAGTTATCTGTGGTTATGATAGTGAGAAATTTGAGTCCGTATTAGGTGATCGCTCCTGTATTGGTATGGTAGGAGGAACATTATATTTCCGGGGAAATGCTTCCGGAATTTCTAAGAAGGATGTCAAAATTACACCTCTTGGCGAAGCTGATATTGCCTATTTGGATAATAAAATGGATGATTTTCTTACGTCGATTGCTCGACCGGAAATTCGGGAAGAATTAAGTAATTGGGCAGAGTGGTATAAAGTAGTTCCATTAAAATATGATGAACGCGTGAAAGTAGCGCAGACAAATATCTTATCCTATCGTACAGAAGAATGGGTACCAAGTGGTATCTTTAGTGACGTATTGAAAGACGATTTTGCTGTAATTGGACTAGTAACTACCGATTTATATCGTCAGCGTGTTCCTGTTTGGGAAAATGCTCTTTATGCTTCACCATGTGAATTTAATTGTACTGCATCCATACCTTCCCATCGTCGATTTAATTTACTGCGTGAAGGAAAAGTAGAAGAAGCGTATAAACTAGTTTTAGAATACACCCCATTCCCGGGTTCGGTTTGTGGCGCTGTATGTCCAAATGTCTGTATGGACGATTGTACGCGTAAGAATCTAGATATTTCAGTACAAATTGGTGAACTTGGCACCTATTCTAAAGATGTTACATTGGCAAAACCAACTGTTACAACGGGGAAATCTGTAGCAGTTATTGGTGGTGGCGCAGCTGGTTTAACTGCGGCATGGCAGTTAATTCGGAAAGGGCACAAGGTGACTGTATTCGAAGCGGATGAAAAAATGGGCGGAAAACTAGAACAGGTAATCCCGCGTTCTCGCTTACCGCAATCGACGTTAGCTAAAGAATTGAAACGTATTGAAGACATGGGCGTAATATTTAAAAATAATACGGTTGTAGATGAAGTGAAATTTACTGAAATAAGAGAAACTCATGATGCGGTTGTAGTCGCTACAGGAGGACATATTGGTAAAGTGATTCCTTGGCCAGGACATGAACGAATTCTAAAGGGAATTGATTTTCTTAAGGTAATCAACAAAGGGAAAAATCCTAAGGTTGGCAAAAATGTAATTGTAATTGGCTGTGGTAATTCAGGCATGGACGCAGCAGTGGGAGCCTATCAGATGGGTGCAGAACAGGTAATTTGTATTGATGTTCAGCGACCAGCTGCTGATGCTAAAGAAATTGCTCACGTTGAAGATTTAGGCGGGAAGCTATTATGGCCTGTTTCTACCAAAGAAGTAACCGCTGAAGGCATTGTTACTCAAGATAACGAATTTATTAAAGGTGATACTGTAATTATTGCAATTGGTGAAGTGCCTGAACTTAAATTTTTACCAAAAGACATTGTAACTGAACGTGGTTATTTAATAGCTTCTGGTGATTATAAAATTGCAGAAGGAGTATACACAGCGGGTGACACTGTAAAACCTGGGCGTATGGTAGATGCCATAGGCGCCGCCCAACAGGCAGCCTCAGCAGTAGATGCCTATTTGACCGGTTCTATATATACAACACAACAAAAAACTAAAATTGATACAAATCGTTTAAGCACAGCTTATTTCAAAAAGTGCCATAGCTGTGAAGTTCCAAAAGCAGACGATGATCATTTGCGCTGCATTAGTTGCGGAACTTGTCGTGATTGTCATATGTGTGAACGATCTTGTCCGGAAAACGCCATTACCCGAACTCATAGTGCAGATGGTAATTTTGAGTATAAATCGGATTCTCATAAATGTATTGGTTGTGGTATTTGCGCTGGTATTTGCCCTTGTGGTATTTGGTCAATGCATGATAACAAACAACCTATACATGCATAG
- a CDS encoding GGDEF domain-containing protein, whose product MLEYETHKKVQIGYIANLISLGCCLALQLITVSDLLNSQIYLYMILAIVYGVLLVFPLKRFAAYDISTFFLTVSLLVYFYISTPNFMAVVLFYLYAVQIGLTFERKYSLAGAMVIAVIFFVASIDQIEIDKKNMTWIIMHSLLIINVNVLAQHLSQLEHQALYQNEKVKQLLSQMENSYKTVSALAEKDELTTLYNYRSFRNKLEELVPYNIAILLLDVDYFKIFNDSYGHLCGDAVLRDMATVLKGSLREGDMVFRYGGEEFAVIIQCSNETEVQTTAVRISNNVERHPFYFGKESALHVTVSIGYAIGKEGIETTEELFKIADEALYNAKESGRNLIGCPNGQICNPTTSPLYHVS is encoded by the coding sequence ATGCTTGAATATGAGACTCATAAAAAAGTACAGATTGGATATATTGCAAATCTTATATCACTAGGTTGTTGTTTAGCATTACAATTAATAACGGTATCGGACCTGCTAAATAGCCAAATCTATCTATATATGATATTGGCTATAGTATATGGAGTATTACTTGTTTTTCCGTTAAAGAGATTCGCTGCCTATGATATAAGCACATTTTTTCTAACTGTTAGTTTATTAGTCTATTTTTATATAAGCACCCCTAATTTTATGGCAGTAGTATTATTTTATTTGTATGCTGTTCAGATCGGCTTAACATTTGAACGTAAATACTCCTTGGCTGGAGCAATGGTGATTGCAGTCATTTTTTTTGTTGCCAGCATAGACCAAATTGAAATTGATAAAAAAAATATGACTTGGATTATAATGCATAGTTTATTGATTATCAATGTGAATGTTTTGGCTCAACATTTATCACAGCTTGAACACCAAGCCTTATACCAAAATGAAAAAGTAAAACAACTACTCAGTCAGATGGAAAATTCCTATAAAACGGTAAGCGCATTAGCAGAAAAGGATGAGCTGACTACATTATATAACTATCGTTCCTTCCGGAATAAATTAGAGGAGTTAGTGCCCTACAATATAGCAATCCTGCTCTTAGATGTAGATTATTTTAAGATTTTTAATGATTCCTATGGACATTTATGCGGTGATGCTGTGCTTAGGGATATGGCGACAGTATTAAAAGGTAGTCTACGAGAAGGGGATATGGTATTTCGTTATGGAGGCGAAGAGTTTGCCGTAATAATTCAGTGTAGTAATGAAACGGAAGTGCAGACAACAGCTGTACGGATTTCAAATAATGTAGAGCGACATCCCTTCTATTTCGGAAAGGAATCTGCTTTACATGTTACAGTTAGTATTGGTTATGCTATCGGCAAAGAAGGGATAGAAACAACTGAAGAGCTTTTTAAGATTGCCGATGAAGCCTTATATAACGCCAAGGAGAGTGGTAGAAACTTAATTGGTTGCCCGAATGGTCAAATCTGTAATCCAACCACTTCACCTTTATATCATGTTAGTTAA
- a CDS encoding ABC transporter substrate-binding protein: MKKWLSAVGLLIVIIAGAMLAGCGSSPAANDSKEIRVGANVEMTGGVANYGKSALNGIQLAFKEVNAAGGVLGKQIKLIIADNKSEASEATNATTKLITQDKVSLIMGPITSSNALATLQVAQDNKIPVITPTGTNAKITVDNGKVRPYVFRSCFIDPFQGIVMANFAAKTLHVKTAVIYIDNSSDYSKNLAESFESQFVKNGGVVIGKEAFLQKDQDFKSTLTKIKALNPETIFIPGYYEEVGKIAKQAREMGLSIPLIGTDGWDDPKIAEVAGADALNNTFFSNHYSAQDTDPNIVKFVEAYKKEYGQEPNAFAALGYDAALMVVDSIKRANSTEPEKVREALEKVKNLQVVTGMITLDANHDPIKSGVVIEMKNGKQTFKEKINPE; the protein is encoded by the coding sequence ATGAAAAAATGGTTATCGGCAGTGGGCTTACTTATAGTAATTATCGCCGGAGCGATGCTAGCAGGGTGTGGATCATCACCAGCAGCGAATGATTCGAAAGAAATAAGAGTTGGTGCAAACGTTGAAATGACCGGCGGTGTTGCTAATTATGGTAAATCTGCTTTAAATGGTATTCAATTGGCCTTTAAAGAGGTAAATGCGGCAGGAGGGGTTCTTGGTAAACAAATTAAATTAATAATAGCTGATAATAAATCGGAGGCATCTGAAGCTACCAATGCAACAACAAAATTAATTACTCAGGATAAAGTTTCTCTTATCATGGGTCCTATTACTAGCTCTAATGCATTGGCAACCCTGCAAGTTGCCCAAGATAATAAAATTCCGGTTATAACCCCAACTGGAACAAATGCTAAAATTACGGTTGATAATGGTAAAGTAAGGCCTTATGTCTTCCGTAGCTGTTTTATTGACCCTTTTCAAGGAATTGTTATGGCTAATTTCGCAGCGAAGACATTACACGTAAAAACAGCTGTCATTTATATCGATAACAGCTCAGATTATTCTAAGAACCTGGCAGAATCCTTTGAAAGCCAATTTGTTAAAAACGGTGGTGTAGTTATAGGAAAGGAAGCATTCTTACAAAAAGATCAGGATTTTAAATCAACACTAACTAAAATAAAAGCATTGAATCCTGAGACAATCTTCATTCCTGGTTATTATGAAGAAGTAGGTAAAATTGCAAAACAAGCTCGTGAGATGGGACTTTCAATACCGCTGATTGGTACAGATGGCTGGGATGATCCTAAAATAGCCGAAGTCGCCGGTGCTGATGCATTAAATAATACATTCTTCAGTAATCATTACTCTGCACAAGATACAGATCCTAATATTGTAAAGTTTGTTGAAGCTTATAAGAAGGAATATGGACAAGAGCCCAATGCTTTCGCAGCTTTAGGCTATGATGCAGCGTTAATGGTAGTAGATTCCATTAAGAGAGCCAATAGTACCGAACCTGAGAAGGTAAGAGAGGCATTAGAAAAAGTAAAAAACTTACAAGTAGTGACTGGTATGATTACACTAGATGCTAATCATGATCCGATTAAGAGTGGCGTTGTTATTGAAATGAAAAATGGCAAACAAACGTTTAAAGAGAAAATAAACCCGGAATAA